Proteins encoded in a region of the Diabrotica undecimpunctata isolate CICGRU chromosome 10, icDiaUnde3, whole genome shotgun sequence genome:
- the LOC140451704 gene encoding zinc finger BED domain-containing protein 5-like gives MKPSKLQRHLNTKHATLSKKPIEYFERLLQTSNKEKNTLEKHVTLNDRYLLASYEVSYLIAKTKKPFTIGEQLLLPAAIRMSEIVHGKQYAAEISKIPLSNDTVSKRVSDISNDQFQQLLMRLKDSSKFAIQLDESTDISKMAQWLLFVRYIYEGSIHEDILFCRPLEGHTRGKDIYKKVNEFFKKGLNWKKCVGVCTDGAAAMTGQDLGFTAFVKAGNDHITFTHCMIHREALVVKKIAPELNTVCFDAVKIINFIKSRALNSRLFKNLCIDMDSDYTSLLLHAEVRWLSRGRSLKRLLTLKDEVLIYF, from the coding sequence ATGAAACCGTCAAAACTGCAACGACATTTGAATACTAAACATGCAACGTTATCAAAAAAGCCAATAGAATATTTTGAGCGTCTTTTGCAAacatcaaataaagaaaagaacacTTTGGAGAAGCATGTTACTTTGAATGATAGATATCTATTGGCATCGTATgaagtttcatatttgatagcaAAAACGAAAAAGCCTTTTACTATTGGAGAGCAACTTTTACTACCTGCAGCTATAAGAATGTCTGAAATTGTTCATGGAAAACAGTATGCTGCTGAAATTAGTAAAATTCCATTATCAAATGACACTGTGTCCAAAAGAGTTTCAGACATTAGCAATGATCAATTTCAACAGCTTCTTATGAGGCTTAAAGACAGCTCAAAGTTTGCAATACAACTGGACGAGTCGACAGACATTTCAAAAATGGCACAGTGGTTACTTTTTGTAAGATATATTTATGAGGGAAGCATCCATGAAGATATACTGTTTTGTCGTCCTCTGGAAGGTCATACTCGTGgaaaagatatatataaaaaagtaaacgagttttttaaaaaaggattaaATTGGAAAAAATGTGTTGGTGTGTGCACGGACGGTGCTGCAGCAATGACCGGACAAGATCTTGGTTTTACAGCATTTGTTAAAGCTGGAAATGATCATATTACATTTACACATTGTATGATTCACCGAGAGGCActtgttgttaaaaaaattgcaccAGAATTAAACACTGTGTGTTTTGATGCAGTCAAAATCATTAACTTTATTAAAAGTCGAGCACTTAATAGTCGATTGTTTAAAAATTTGTGCATTGATATGGATTCGGATTATACAAGTTTATTGCTACATGCTGAAGTTAGGTGGCTATCAAGAGGTCGAAGTTTGAAacgattattaactttaaaagatgAAGTTCTTATTTATTTCTAA